Proteins encoded by one window of Cellvibrio sp. KY-GH-1:
- a CDS encoding NPCBM/NEW2 domain-containing protein has product MTNQLPKHFELGSNLVLPMAPIGRHSPARFSYSLYWATIALFVLAAAARILWLGEYPGGLNQDEASSGYDAWALLSEGIDRHGLSWPVHFIAWGSGQNALYAYLSMPFIALGGPSVGNLRLAAACLGIMGLWIFWRLGRRQDQQLAFWALLVIATSPWHLMASRWALESNAAPPVALLAVYCLTKAKADLRWLVGGSAVLASAVYAYGTAYFFAPLFLLCAWIIVARQRSIPFTWLLISALAAFFVALPIMAFILNNSFGSGHLAWGPITIPKYPSEARYSGMFLPLAENGWSQIPKNAIEVFRMLLGARDDGLPWNAAPHWGPQLWVLTPFLMLGAGYALRARNLTDELMLAWLVCALLTACCTSANINRINFIWLPSLWLSARGFWLVSGFTLWNKIAQFSLFAVGTFFTLYYFNSWQERITENFFPGLGESLTAIAAEAPADAPITVTQHSVYTNSLYFLRPSPKEYVATAIIPDPTSPFANVEGFGRVTFGINADRIVNRNYWVAHKSELHQFSPLDFNIKTFGFYAAITRKGQADRVCYRPLDLSGFSGKQDHGTLSVNNEVGAYYGGLPIADQSFYSGLGVHGDSQWSMELNPADEILEIGMGLSSSSGCSDGMTFKILLDGKPVFNSGHMRPGDIQFTKVPISAASKLTLATEAGYHNRCDHGLWLAPTIKRCAP; this is encoded by the coding sequence ATGACTAATCAGTTACCAAAACATTTTGAGCTAGGATCGAACCTGGTATTACCTATGGCGCCCATTGGTAGACATTCACCAGCGCGCTTTAGCTACTCACTCTATTGGGCCACCATCGCCCTGTTCGTTCTCGCCGCCGCAGCGCGCATACTGTGGCTGGGCGAGTACCCGGGGGGCCTTAATCAAGATGAAGCCTCCTCTGGCTATGATGCCTGGGCACTCTTAAGTGAAGGTATTGACCGCCACGGACTCAGTTGGCCGGTCCACTTTATTGCCTGGGGCAGCGGCCAAAACGCGCTTTATGCCTACCTGTCCATGCCGTTTATCGCCTTGGGTGGACCCAGTGTTGGGAACCTCAGGCTCGCCGCTGCCTGCCTGGGCATCATGGGATTATGGATTTTTTGGCGACTGGGTCGTCGGCAGGATCAGCAACTGGCATTTTGGGCACTACTGGTGATAGCGACCAGTCCCTGGCACCTAATGGCATCGCGCTGGGCGCTGGAGTCCAATGCTGCCCCGCCCGTCGCACTGCTTGCGGTCTATTGCCTGACCAAAGCCAAAGCAGACCTGCGCTGGCTGGTTGGGGGCTCAGCAGTTCTGGCAAGCGCCGTCTATGCCTACGGTACTGCTTACTTTTTCGCACCGCTGTTTTTACTCTGCGCCTGGATAATTGTAGCTCGTCAACGCTCAATTCCGTTTACGTGGCTGCTGATCAGCGCTCTTGCCGCCTTTTTTGTCGCCCTACCCATAATGGCGTTTATCCTAAACAACAGTTTTGGGTCAGGGCATTTAGCGTGGGGCCCAATCACCATTCCAAAGTACCCAAGCGAGGCTCGCTACAGCGGGATGTTTTTACCGCTGGCTGAAAACGGATGGAGCCAAATCCCAAAAAATGCCATCGAGGTTTTCCGAATGTTGCTCGGAGCACGTGACGACGGCCTGCCATGGAATGCCGCGCCTCATTGGGGGCCCCAGCTTTGGGTTTTAACCCCCTTCTTGATGCTGGGTGCTGGCTATGCATTGCGCGCACGCAACCTGACTGACGAACTCATGCTCGCGTGGCTGGTTTGCGCGCTGCTAACCGCCTGCTGCACCTCAGCCAACATCAATCGCATCAATTTCATTTGGCTACCGTCACTATGGCTATCCGCCCGTGGGTTCTGGTTAGTTAGCGGATTTACGCTCTGGAATAAAATTGCCCAGTTCAGCCTCTTCGCGGTGGGGACGTTTTTCACTCTCTACTACTTCAACTCCTGGCAAGAGCGGATTACCGAGAACTTTTTCCCGGGCCTTGGGGAATCGCTCACGGCAATTGCGGCAGAAGCGCCGGCAGATGCCCCGATAACGGTGACCCAGCACAGCGTCTATACCAACAGTCTCTACTTCTTACGCCCCAGCCCGAAGGAATATGTGGCTACGGCGATTATCCCCGACCCAACCTCGCCATTTGCCAATGTCGAAGGTTTTGGCCGAGTCACCTTCGGCATCAACGCGGACCGCATCGTCAATCGCAATTACTGGGTCGCTCACAAATCCGAACTCCATCAATTTTCGCCGCTGGATTTTAATATTAAGACCTTTGGCTTTTACGCCGCCATTACCCGTAAAGGTCAAGCTGACCGCGTCTGCTATCGCCCGCTGGATTTAAGTGGGTTCTCCGGCAAACAGGATCACGGCACCCTCAGCGTAAATAATGAAGTGGGGGCCTACTACGGCGGGCTACCCATTGCTGACCAAAGTTTTTATTCCGGGCTTGGGGTTCATGGCGACAGCCAGTGGAGCATGGAACTCAACCCTGCGGATGAAATACTCGAAATCGGTATGGGGCTGTCCTCCAGCTCCGGTTGCTCAGACGGGATGACCTTTAAAATTCTGCTGGATGGCAAACCGGTCTTTAATTCAGGCCACATGCGTCCGGGCGACATCCAGTTCACCAAGGTGCCCATCAGCGCCGCCAGCAAGCTCACTCTCGCCACCGAAGCCGGCTATCACAACCGCTGCGATCACGGACTCTGGCTGGCACCAACCATCAAGCGCTGCGCCCCCTAA
- the ychF gene encoding redox-regulated ATPase YchF: MGFNCGIVGLPNVGKSTLFNALTNAGISAENFPFCTIEPNAGIVTVPDPRQDKLAEIVKPERVIATTMEFIDIAGIVAGASKGEGLGNKFLANIRETDAIAHVVRCFDDDNVIHVANGVNPAADIEVINTELALADLEAVDKAINRYAKSAKGGDKHAIAIKALLEKIQPHLDQAKPLRSFPLDKEEKALLKEINLLTLKPTMYIANVSEDGFENNPHLDVVRKIAEEEKSIVVPICNKLEADIAELEGDDKKEFLDEMGMEEPGLNRVIRAGYQLLGLQTYFTAGVKEVRAWTIPVGATAPQAAGVIHTDFEKGFIRAETIAYEDFVQYNGEQGAKNAGKSRKEGKEYVVRDGDVMHFLFNV, encoded by the coding sequence ATGGGTTTTAACTGCGGCATCGTCGGCCTGCCCAACGTCGGCAAATCAACACTGTTCAATGCACTGACCAACGCCGGCATCAGCGCCGAAAACTTCCCGTTCTGCACCATTGAACCCAATGCCGGTATCGTAACCGTACCCGATCCACGCCAGGACAAACTCGCCGAAATCGTAAAACCCGAGCGTGTCATCGCCACCACTATGGAATTTATCGACATCGCCGGTATTGTCGCCGGTGCATCAAAAGGTGAAGGCCTCGGCAACAAATTCCTCGCCAACATCCGCGAGACAGATGCTATCGCCCACGTTGTACGCTGCTTCGACGACGACAACGTCATTCACGTTGCCAACGGTGTAAACCCGGCTGCCGATATCGAAGTCATCAACACCGAACTCGCACTTGCCGATCTGGAAGCGGTAGACAAAGCCATCAACCGCTACGCCAAATCCGCAAAAGGCGGCGACAAACACGCTATCGCCATTAAAGCGCTGTTGGAAAAAATCCAACCGCATTTGGATCAAGCCAAACCATTGCGCTCCTTCCCGCTCGACAAAGAAGAAAAAGCACTGTTGAAAGAAATCAACCTGCTCACCCTCAAGCCGACCATGTACATCGCCAACGTCTCGGAAGACGGTTTTGAAAATAATCCGCATCTCGATGTAGTTCGCAAAATTGCCGAAGAAGAAAAGTCGATCGTGGTACCGATTTGCAACAAGTTAGAAGCTGACATCGCCGAACTCGAAGGCGACGACAAAAAAGAATTTCTCGATGAAATGGGCATGGAAGAACCCGGTTTGAACCGCGTTATCCGCGCCGGCTATCAACTACTCGGACTGCAAACCTATTTCACCGCCGGCGTAAAAGAAGTCCGCGCCTGGACCATCCCGGTAGGTGCAACCGCTCCGCAAGCGGCCGGCGTAATTCACACCGATTTCGAAAAAGGTTTTATCCGCGCCGAAACTATCGCCTACGAAGACTTCGTCCAATACAACGGCGAACAAGGCGCAAAGAATGCCGGAAAATCACGCAAAGAAGGCAAGGAATACGTCGTACGCGATGGCGACGTAATGCACTTCTTGTTTAACGTCTAG
- a CDS encoding tyrosine-type recombinase/integrase has translation MLTDAHCRNAKPREKLYRLNDFKGLYLEVKPNGVKAWRHRFKVNEKASWLALGDYPSVSLAEAREKSEEARKLVKTGINPVQDRVIQRIKRTQDASNTFESIAREWITLRDWEDITKARRLDMLERVVFPSIGKLPVRDITPAHVLDILTKTHKRGAPSVAAEAKRTMSSIFELAVATLRADMDPVWPVRKSLPANKTQHKTALTHEQIGKLLNDFDNHRCTFQVNYCMQLMWWTLCRPSEAAEAEWSEIDFEKALWKIPAERMKARREHIIPLPDQAIQMLRVLHGLTGQRKHLFPGRDDRNAPMSAASLRQALNKLKWGGTFSPHATRTTGSTRLNEIGYRPDAIEAQLAHADPNGVRRSYNHATYLDERREMMQAWANKLEQWKKETDK, from the coding sequence ATGCTCACCGATGCTCACTGCCGCAATGCCAAGCCGAGAGAAAAACTCTACCGCCTGAATGACTTCAAGGGGCTCTACCTCGAAGTAAAACCTAATGGTGTAAAAGCCTGGCGCCACCGCTTCAAAGTAAACGAAAAAGCCTCATGGCTTGCGCTCGGAGACTACCCCAGCGTTAGCCTTGCAGAAGCAAGAGAAAAATCCGAAGAAGCCCGCAAGCTCGTTAAAACAGGAATCAACCCTGTACAAGATCGAGTGATCCAGCGCATCAAGCGCACGCAAGATGCGAGCAACACCTTTGAAAGCATCGCCCGAGAATGGATTACCCTGCGCGACTGGGAAGACATCACCAAAGCGCGCCGACTGGACATGCTTGAGCGAGTGGTATTTCCAAGCATCGGTAAATTACCTGTCAGAGATATAACTCCTGCTCATGTATTAGATATTCTGACCAAAACCCATAAGCGCGGAGCTCCTAGCGTCGCAGCCGAAGCCAAGCGCACCATGTCCAGCATTTTTGAACTTGCCGTAGCAACACTGAGGGCAGACATGGACCCGGTATGGCCAGTTAGAAAATCGCTGCCTGCCAATAAAACCCAACACAAAACTGCACTCACTCACGAACAAATAGGCAAGCTGCTTAATGATTTTGATAATCACCGCTGCACGTTTCAGGTGAACTATTGCATGCAGTTAATGTGGTGGACCCTATGCAGACCAAGCGAGGCAGCAGAGGCAGAATGGAGCGAAATAGATTTTGAAAAGGCATTGTGGAAAATTCCTGCGGAAAGAATGAAAGCGCGGCGAGAGCACATCATTCCCCTACCCGATCAAGCCATACAAATGCTGCGCGTACTTCACGGGCTAACAGGGCAGCGCAAACATCTATTTCCTGGTCGCGATGATCGCAATGCACCAATGTCTGCCGCGTCGCTTCGCCAAGCGCTTAATAAACTTAAATGGGGCGGAACCTTTAGCCCACATGCCACACGCACAACGGGTAGCACACGCCTCAACGAAATTGGCTATCGACCCGATGCGATTGAAGCCCAACTCGCGCATGCAGATCCCAATGGGGTGCGCCGCAGCTACAATCATGCAACTTATTTGGATGAGCGCAGAGAAATGATGCAAGCTTGGGCCAATAAACTCGAACAGTGGAAAAAGGAAACTGATAAATGA
- a CDS encoding DUF3732 domain-containing protein: MKTFIYELGVIDKSGGVHPVRFQQGLNVVTGKSSTGKSALIEIFDYCFGSSEYTVPVGVITESAALYYVYINVDGKDIVIGRLPDNGKAFFRREESYDPAKINLEYFVATHFRPLDDFKKIVRDLFLDIDDVDESLAAKEYRKNNAKSPTPSIRSFASFMLQHQNLVANKHALFYRFDEKAKRDQAIDHSKIFLGLVDQKFFHLSQEKEQLLIELGRVKREKEANSKLAESQKQKIEPLLLQLYSAMGFENPPVSLSEILRHPQDAKDRLNNIIKPENIEPLSSASVQRHIALQQELAAKTHQLRKLQRQGASIQRNISEEERFVANGVGFEQNRTISVGKSVCPFCHTEHEELQENARQLQDAIIKLSSNLKQAKPIRAKFDSELVKLKHETTELSQDILKIKSQIVDLEKAEKQLAEKKNLYELILQVKAKLEVLIDSINFASDTEVNLRHEKITSELRKIEQRLMSYNYKDGLLKADEIVNGYMQEIGKNFEFEASYKPVNLHFSFETFDLYHLNPKGEKIFLRSMGSGANWLYCHVTLFLALHKYFASLGERCAIPSILFLDQPTQVYFPSFKMDTSDKFDKRLINQLEHRDNDSQKTDDDINAVENLFSQLSVYCEESIREHGFSPQIIVTDHADNLKLANGVEFDSLVNGNRWRSRGLIEPVPEFGKDNF; this comes from the coding sequence ATGAAAACATTTATTTATGAGCTAGGTGTAATTGACAAATCAGGGGGCGTCCATCCTGTTAGATTTCAGCAAGGACTGAATGTCGTTACAGGAAAATCGTCGACGGGCAAAAGTGCATTGATAGAAATTTTCGACTATTGCTTCGGTAGTAGTGAATACACTGTGCCTGTTGGTGTAATAACAGAAAGTGCTGCTCTTTATTATGTCTATATTAATGTGGATGGTAAGGATATTGTTATTGGACGATTACCAGACAATGGAAAGGCATTTTTTCGCAGAGAAGAGAGCTATGATCCAGCAAAAATCAACCTTGAATATTTTGTTGCAACGCATTTCAGACCACTTGATGACTTCAAAAAAATAGTCAGAGACTTGTTTTTAGACATAGATGATGTGGATGAGTCGCTGGCTGCAAAAGAGTATCGTAAGAACAATGCAAAATCACCAACTCCATCAATTCGTAGTTTTGCTTCATTCATGCTTCAGCATCAAAATTTGGTAGCAAATAAACATGCGCTTTTTTACCGTTTCGATGAAAAAGCAAAGCGAGACCAAGCAATCGATCACAGCAAAATTTTTCTTGGACTGGTCGATCAGAAGTTCTTTCATTTGTCGCAAGAAAAAGAACAGTTATTAATAGAGCTGGGAAGAGTGAAAAGAGAAAAAGAAGCCAATTCGAAGCTCGCAGAAAGTCAAAAACAAAAAATTGAACCGCTTCTTCTACAGTTGTATTCAGCTATGGGTTTTGAAAACCCTCCCGTGTCATTGTCGGAAATTTTACGCCATCCTCAAGATGCCAAGGATAGATTGAATAATATTATAAAGCCGGAAAATATTGAGCCACTTTCCAGCGCATCCGTACAGCGCCATATTGCCCTACAACAGGAGCTTGCAGCAAAAACACACCAGTTGCGAAAATTACAGCGACAAGGTGCATCTATTCAGCGCAATATTAGTGAAGAAGAACGCTTTGTAGCGAATGGAGTCGGCTTTGAACAGAACAGAACGATCAGTGTAGGCAAGTCTGTTTGCCCTTTCTGTCACACAGAGCATGAAGAGTTACAGGAAAATGCCCGTCAGCTTCAAGATGCAATCATTAAGCTTTCATCTAACTTAAAACAAGCAAAGCCAATAAGAGCTAAGTTTGACTCTGAGCTGGTAAAATTAAAGCATGAAACAACAGAACTATCACAGGATATTTTAAAAATAAAATCTCAAATAGTTGATCTTGAAAAAGCTGAAAAACAATTGGCTGAAAAGAAAAATCTTTATGAATTGATTTTACAAGTAAAAGCAAAACTGGAAGTATTAATTGATTCGATCAACTTTGCTAGTGACACAGAGGTCAATCTTCGGCATGAAAAAATAACTTCCGAATTGAGGAAAATCGAACAACGGCTTATGTCCTACAACTATAAGGATGGTTTGCTTAAGGCGGATGAAATAGTAAATGGCTATATGCAAGAAATTGGGAAAAATTTTGAATTTGAGGCCAGCTACAAGCCCGTCAATTTACATTTTTCTTTTGAAACCTTTGATTTGTACCATTTAAATCCTAAGGGAGAAAAAATATTCCTGAGATCTATGGGGAGTGGCGCTAATTGGTTATATTGCCATGTGACTTTATTTTTGGCATTACACAAATATTTTGCCTCTTTGGGAGAGCGTTGTGCAATTCCTTCGATCTTGTTTCTGGATCAGCCCACACAAGTTTATTTTCCAAGCTTTAAAATGGATACGTCCGATAAATTCGACAAGCGATTGATTAATCAGCTTGAGCATAGAGATAACGACAGCCAGAAAACGGATGACGATATTAATGCTGTAGAAAACCTATTTAGCCAACTCTCGGTCTATTGCGAAGAGTCAATTAGGGAGCATGGCTTTTCTCCCCAAATTATCGTAACAGATCATGCTGACAATCTTAAATTGGCAAATGGAGTTGAGTTTGACTCACTTGTCAATGGTAATAGATGGCGTTCTCGTGGATTGATTGAGCCGGTTCCAGAATTTGGTAAGGATAATTTTTAA
- a CDS encoding three component ABC system middle component codes for MTSLVDAIYQTEYNPFKYGEFLASFYLNLQGVERNLLLSQLVIPLCSHPVYKEKIERAVFKNNGGSTIWTIFSDKIPLYDLQERIDSFKQLTDQSLQYCLINDWIIINSDSLAISVENPDEIKFVEQKSAKNLGKIFSNLSVIEVYALLGVTPR; via the coding sequence ATGACGAGCTTAGTTGATGCCATTTACCAAACGGAATATAACCCCTTCAAATATGGTGAATTTCTAGCATCATTTTATTTAAATTTACAAGGCGTTGAAAGAAACCTACTGCTTTCGCAGCTGGTTATCCCATTGTGTAGCCATCCTGTATATAAAGAAAAAATTGAAAGAGCGGTTTTCAAAAATAATGGAGGTAGTACGATATGGACGATATTTTCAGATAAAATTCCGCTTTATGACTTACAGGAAAGAATAGATAGCTTTAAGCAATTAACCGATCAAAGTTTACAGTATTGCTTAATTAACGATTGGATAATTATCAACTCCGACTCATTAGCCATTTCTGTCGAAAATCCAGATGAAATTAAATTTGTTGAACAGAAAAGCGCGAAAAATTTAGGAAAAATATTTAGTAATTTATCTGTAATTGAAGTATATGCGCTGTTAGGAGTGACGCCGCGATGA
- a CDS encoding adenylate cyclase — MSGGHPKNAALATALAFHYQVLIGMNQSFLLQDGQSIWFEKDGDISITGQDLSQAKQTEVKKYAGTLTDNHINLWNTLKNWLASEFQHEGYGALVLYSTQSFGSTTKLKDWNVQSTDQRLQTLQEIYAERKPEEINAKEPSEIVKLQKAVMDSDISRLKCILAKVILHLEADNEGELRKKFFLSLDGSIPKSNQQAYAEALIGFIYEKATPNSWVITKMEFDQKREALTAQFRPRLFTIPSFELRDATQEELDTHSDALFVQKIHAIQYADALPEAVGNWLELHNSLREELHGYPQFRNTAARYQDQLTRNFKRKYATISRKTGDVISRSKDLYDEVINEQPFGIEGYENPDYVFKNGLIHDAMDSEGKNLQWRVNNDELS; from the coding sequence ATGAGCGGTGGTCACCCAAAAAACGCAGCATTAGCGACAGCACTGGCCTTTCACTACCAAGTTTTAATTGGCATGAATCAATCTTTTTTACTCCAAGATGGCCAATCAATTTGGTTTGAAAAAGATGGCGATATCAGTATAACAGGACAAGACCTATCTCAAGCAAAACAGACAGAAGTAAAAAAGTATGCAGGGACGTTAACTGATAATCATATCAATTTATGGAATACACTTAAAAATTGGCTTGCTTCTGAGTTTCAACATGAAGGCTATGGCGCATTAGTGCTGTACTCAACACAATCTTTTGGCTCAACGACAAAGCTTAAAGATTGGAATGTTCAATCTACGGACCAAAGATTACAAACTCTACAAGAAATTTACGCGGAACGTAAACCTGAAGAGATTAATGCCAAAGAGCCATCGGAAATAGTAAAACTACAAAAGGCCGTAATGGACTCGGATATTAGTCGTCTAAAATGTATTCTTGCAAAAGTCATTCTTCACCTAGAAGCAGATAACGAGGGTGAACTACGAAAAAAATTCTTCCTATCACTTGATGGATCTATTCCTAAATCAAATCAGCAAGCTTATGCGGAGGCTTTAATAGGATTCATTTACGAGAAAGCTACTCCAAATAGTTGGGTAATTACCAAAATGGAGTTTGACCAAAAACGCGAAGCCTTAACCGCTCAGTTTCGTCCACGGCTATTTACCATTCCCTCCTTCGAGCTAAGGGACGCGACCCAAGAAGAACTGGACACGCATAGCGACGCATTATTCGTCCAAAAAATTCATGCCATTCAATATGCAGATGCTTTGCCTGAAGCCGTTGGCAACTGGCTTGAGCTACATAACTCCCTTCGCGAGGAGCTACATGGCTACCCTCAGTTTCGAAATACAGCTGCGCGTTATCAAGATCAATTAACGAGAAATTTCAAAAGAAAGTACGCCACAATTAGCCGTAAAACTGGAGACGTTATTAGCAGATCTAAGGATCTCTATGACGAAGTAATAAATGAGCAGCCTTTTGGCATAGAGGGTTATGAGAATCCTGATTACGTATTTAAAAATGGCTTAATTCATGACGCGATGGATAGTGAAGGTAAAAATTTACAATGGAGAGTGAATAATGACGAGCTTAGTTGA